One Cyanobacteriota bacterium DNA window includes the following coding sequences:
- the recA gene encoding recombinase RecA — translation MNKELQSKTDKLKTLTATLAQIDKNFGKGSVMRLGDKPPIQIDVIPTGAITLDICLGIGGIPRGRIIEIYGPESSGKTTLALSICAQAQKKGGIAAIVDAEHALDPVYAKALGVNTDDLLVSQPDTGEQALEITEHLVRSAAVDVIVIDSVAALVPKAEIDGEMGDSLPGLQARLMSQALRKLTAIAAKTNTTIIFINQIRYKIGVMFGSPETTSGGNALKFYSSVRMDIRRIETLKKDGEGYGNRVKVKVVKNKVAPPFRLAEFDIIFGQGINTHGAIFDSAVDMDIVKKAGAWYSYNGEKIGQGRDNSIIALKATPLVFDEIELKIKAELDAQKAVATGVDPQDFADMDEDESEEEIKEEIEEEVIA, via the coding sequence ATGAATAAAGAATTACAAAGCAAAACAGATAAACTCAAAACACTCACTGCGACATTAGCGCAGATAGACAAAAACTTCGGCAAGGGTTCTGTGATGCGTCTTGGTGATAAACCACCAATACAAATAGATGTAATTCCAACAGGTGCCATTACTCTTGATATTTGTCTTGGTATCGGTGGAATTCCAAGAGGGAGAATTATTGAGATTTACGGACCAGAATCATCTGGTAAAACCACTCTTGCTCTGTCTATCTGTGCTCAAGCCCAAAAGAAAGGTGGCATCGCTGCAATAGTAGATGCTGAGCATGCACTTGATCCTGTTTATGCTAAAGCTCTTGGAGTTAATACAGATGATCTTTTAGTTTCACAACCAGATACTGGTGAACAAGCTCTAGAAATTACAGAACACTTGGTTCGTTCTGCTGCTGTTGACGTAATAGTCATCGATTCGGTTGCCGCCCTCGTTCCTAAAGCAGAGATAGACGGCGAGATGGGAGACTCCTTGCCTGGTCTTCAAGCTCGCCTTATGTCGCAGGCTCTTCGTAAACTAACAGCAATTGCAGCCAAAACCAATACCACAATCATCTTTATTAACCAAATTAGATACAAGATTGGTGTAATGTTTGGTTCACCTGAGACTACTTCTGGTGGTAATGCACTCAAGTTTTACTCAAGTGTCAGAATGGATATTAGACGTATCGAAACCCTCAAAAAAGATGGTGAAGGTTACGGTAACAGAGTCAAAGTTAAAGTAGTCAAAAACAAAGTTGCACCTCCATTTAGGCTTGCAGAGTTTGACATCATCTTTGGACAAGGAATTAATACTCACGGAGCTATTTTTGATTCTGCCGTCGATATGGATATCGTCAAAAAAGCAGGTGCATGGTATAGCTACAACGGTGAAAAAATCGGTCAAGGAAGAGACAACTCTATTATTGCCCTCAAAGCAACACCTCTAGTCTTTGACGAGATAGAACTCAAAATCAAGGCTGAACTCGATGCCCAAAAAGCTGTAGCAACAGGAGTCGATCCTCAAGACTTTGCTGACATGGACGAAGACGAAAGCGAAGAAGAAATTAAAGAAGAAATTGAAGAAGAAGTAATAGCTTAG